One Candidatus Polarisedimenticolia bacterium genomic region harbors:
- the hemQ gene encoding hydrogen peroxide-dependent heme synthase codes for MQDTLAPLTIEGHFLLHQMFRVRWESWKALAPETRRAVAGEAAAALGEMEKRPGGTSAAAAILGHKADLMLIHFRPTLDDLQQAELDVSRLGLSGQLEPADSYVSVVELGLYEMTLKIHEELEGKGLKPNTPEFDSLLEEELARQRERLRGRLDPVFPPRRYVCFYPMNKKRGEIKNWYAEPVRRRAAMMREHGMIGRRYGERVTQIISGSIGYDDWEWGVDLFADDPLVFKKLVYEMRFDEASSWFGEFGSFWVGLQFHASDLPRYLEGRTPGFGRRPS; via the coding sequence ATGCAGGACACGCTCGCGCCGCTGACGATCGAGGGTCACTTCCTGCTGCACCAGATGTTCCGGGTGCGCTGGGAGTCCTGGAAGGCGCTCGCCCCCGAGACACGGCGCGCCGTCGCCGGGGAGGCGGCCGCGGCGCTCGGCGAGATGGAGAAGCGGCCGGGAGGGACCAGCGCGGCGGCGGCGATTCTCGGGCACAAGGCCGACCTGATGCTGATCCATTTCCGTCCGACGCTCGACGATCTGCAGCAGGCCGAGCTGGACGTCTCGCGCCTGGGGCTCTCCGGCCAGCTCGAGCCGGCGGACTCCTACGTCTCGGTCGTCGAGCTGGGCCTCTACGAGATGACGCTGAAGATCCACGAAGAGCTCGAGGGGAAGGGCTTGAAGCCGAACACCCCCGAGTTCGACAGTCTGCTGGAGGAGGAGCTCGCCCGCCAGCGCGAGCGCCTGCGCGGCCGGCTCGATCCGGTCTTTCCGCCGCGGCGGTACGTCTGCTTCTATCCGATGAACAAGAAGCGCGGCGAGATCAAGAACTGGTACGCCGAGCCGGTTCGCCGGCGGGCCGCGATGATGCGGGAGCACGGCATGATCGGCCGCCGCTACGGCGAGCGGGTCACCCAGATCATCTCCGGATCGATCGGCTACGACGACTGGGAGTGGGGCGTCGACCTGTTCGCCGACGACCCGCTGGTCTTCAAGAAGCTGGTCTACGAGATGCGTTTCGACGAAGCCAGCTCCTGGTTCGGAGAGTTCGGGTCCTTCTGGGTCGGCCTGCAATTCCACGCCTCCGATCTTCCCCGATACCTCGAAGGAAGGACCCCCGGTTTCGGCCGGCGCCCCAGCTGA
- a CDS encoding ABC transporter ATP-binding protein, whose protein sequence is MNSSAQPLIALDGVTKVFYTDEVETHALSGVQMEIKNGEYVSIAGPSGCGKSTLLSILGLLDSPTEGSFLLNGRPVQDLNLSDRARIRNREIGFIFQSFNLIGDLTVFENVELPLTYRGMKGSERKGRVNEALEKVGMAHRARHLPSQLSGGQQQRVAVARALVGSPLMLLADEPTGNLDSKNGDAVMELLRELHRGGATICMVTHDQRFSRHADRTIHLFDGRIVEETMEAAR, encoded by the coding sequence ATGAACAGTTCGGCTCAGCCCCTGATCGCCCTGGACGGCGTGACCAAAGTCTTCTACACGGATGAGGTCGAGACGCATGCCCTTTCGGGCGTTCAGATGGAGATTAAGAACGGCGAGTACGTCTCGATCGCCGGACCGTCGGGATGCGGCAAGTCCACGCTGCTCTCCATCCTGGGACTGCTCGATTCCCCGACCGAGGGGTCGTTCCTGCTCAACGGGCGCCCGGTGCAGGATCTGAATCTCTCGGATCGCGCCCGGATCCGCAACCGGGAAATCGGGTTCATCTTCCAGAGCTTCAACCTCATCGGCGATCTCACCGTGTTCGAGAACGTGGAGCTTCCGCTCACCTACCGGGGCATGAAGGGGAGCGAGCGCAAGGGACGGGTGAACGAGGCCCTCGAGAAAGTGGGGATGGCCCATCGGGCCCGCCACCTCCCGAGCCAGCTCTCCGGAGGGCAGCAGCAGCGCGTCGCGGTGGCGCGAGCCCTCGTCGGCAGCCCTCTGATGCTGCTCGCGGACGAGCCGACCGGGAACCTCGACTCCAAGAACGGCGATGCGGTGATGGAGCTGCTGCGGGAGCTGCACCGGGGAGGCGCGACGATCTGCATGGTGACCCACGATCAACGCTTCTCGCGGCACGCGGACCGCACGATCCATCTCTTCGACGGGCGCATCGTGGAGGAGACGATGGAGGCGGCGCGGTGA
- a CDS encoding ABC transporter permease produces MKSLWQDVRYGFRLLVHQPGFTTAAILTLGLGIGANTALFSVIHAVLLKPLPYADADRIMMVWSNNLSKGWDSFAVSPPDFLDFKKRSRRFETMVAFQSESLVLTGDAEPERLDGMLTTEGFFELSGVQPARGRGFRPEEFGEGKNRVVVLSHGLWKRRFGSNPEVLQKSLLLNGEPYAVVGVLPEQFRIPMGADLLAPLGFSDERLAHRGSRNLVVMGKLRPGGTVSGARAEVSGIAESLAKQYPDADTGWGATVNPLYEQIVGGVRPALVALFAAVGFVLLIACGNVTNLLLAHGSSRQKEIALRAAVGAGQGRLVRQLLTESVLLALGGGGLGLLLGGWGVDLLRALKPAGLPRIQELGMNPTVLLFTLGLSLLTGLVVGVTPAFLISRSNLHDVLKEGGRGPSRLRQRLRGLLVVSQVALSLVLLVGAGLQIRSFMQLMAVNPGFDATNALTFRVSLPGQKYAAGEPRSDFYRRTLESARALPGVKAVAAVNPLPFGGDDLIYSVEVEGRPSPAGQNPSANWYSISSDYLQTMGIPIVKGRGFTEHDAPGAPRVALINETMARKVFPGEDPIGRRISMGIDPESMREIVGIVRDVKHYGLESQVTMQMYEPFLQNPSEGMTFVLRSDANPGSLAPAARRAVFALDRDLPVSQVQTLESLISDSSSQRRFNTVLIGLFALVALVLAAVGIYGVVAYSVAQRTQELGVRMALGAQKSHIFGMVLRQAMGLVTSGVIVGLAGAALLIRFIAHLLYGVGPFDAMTFFVTPLILAAVALLASYLPARRATRVDPAVALRCE; encoded by the coding sequence GTGAAGTCGCTCTGGCAGGATGTGCGCTATGGCTTCCGCCTGCTCGTCCACCAGCCCGGATTCACGACGGCCGCGATCCTGACGCTGGGGCTCGGGATCGGCGCCAACACGGCGCTCTTCTCGGTCATCCACGCGGTCCTCCTCAAGCCGCTGCCCTACGCCGACGCCGACCGGATCATGATGGTCTGGTCCAATAATCTCTCCAAGGGATGGGACAGCTTCGCCGTTTCCCCGCCCGATTTCCTCGACTTCAAAAAACGCAGCAGGCGATTCGAGACGATGGTCGCCTTCCAGAGCGAATCGCTGGTCCTGACCGGCGATGCCGAGCCGGAGCGTCTCGACGGAATGCTCACGACCGAAGGGTTCTTCGAGCTCTCCGGCGTGCAGCCGGCGCGGGGCCGCGGATTTCGACCGGAGGAATTCGGGGAAGGAAAGAACCGGGTCGTCGTGCTGAGCCATGGTCTGTGGAAGCGCCGGTTCGGATCGAATCCGGAGGTCCTGCAGAAGAGCCTGCTACTGAACGGGGAGCCCTACGCCGTGGTCGGGGTCCTGCCGGAACAGTTCCGGATTCCCATGGGGGCCGATCTGCTCGCGCCCCTCGGCTTCTCGGACGAGCGGCTGGCCCATCGCGGGAGTCGAAACCTCGTGGTGATGGGCAAGCTGCGGCCCGGCGGCACCGTCTCCGGGGCCCGGGCCGAGGTGAGCGGGATCGCCGAGAGTCTGGCGAAGCAGTACCCGGACGCCGACACCGGTTGGGGGGCGACGGTGAACCCGCTCTACGAACAAATCGTGGGAGGAGTTCGTCCGGCTCTCGTGGCGCTTTTCGCCGCCGTCGGCTTCGTGCTCCTCATCGCCTGCGGCAACGTCACCAACCTGCTTCTGGCGCACGGATCCTCGCGGCAGAAAGAGATCGCCCTGCGCGCGGCGGTGGGGGCGGGTCAGGGCCGCCTCGTCCGCCAGCTGTTGACCGAGAGCGTCCTGCTGGCGTTGGGAGGCGGAGGGCTCGGGCTGCTCCTCGGAGGATGGGGGGTCGATCTCCTGCGCGCGCTCAAGCCGGCCGGCTTGCCGCGGATCCAGGAGCTCGGGATGAATCCGACGGTTCTTCTGTTCACGCTGGGCCTCTCCCTGCTCACGGGGCTGGTGGTCGGGGTGACGCCCGCGTTCCTGATTTCACGATCCAATCTGCACGACGTCCTGAAAGAAGGCGGCCGCGGGCCCTCCCGGCTGCGGCAGCGGCTGCGGGGCCTCCTGGTCGTCTCCCAGGTGGCCCTGTCCCTCGTGCTTCTGGTGGGAGCCGGATTGCAGATCCGGAGCTTCATGCAGTTGATGGCCGTCAACCCCGGCTTCGACGCGACCAACGCGCTCACCTTCCGCGTCTCTCTCCCCGGGCAGAAGTACGCGGCGGGAGAACCGCGCTCCGACTTCTACCGGAGGACACTCGAAAGCGCACGAGCGCTGCCCGGAGTGAAAGCGGTCGCCGCCGTCAACCCGCTGCCTTTCGGAGGGGACGACCTGATCTACTCGGTGGAGGTGGAAGGGCGCCCGAGCCCCGCGGGCCAGAATCCGTCCGCCAACTGGTACTCGATCAGCTCCGACTACCTCCAGACCATGGGGATCCCGATCGTGAAGGGGCGCGGATTCACCGAGCACGACGCGCCCGGCGCCCCCCGCGTGGCGCTCATCAACGAGACGATGGCGCGCAAGGTCTTCCCCGGCGAGGACCCGATCGGGCGGAGGATCTCGATGGGGATCGATCCCGAGTCGATGCGGGAGATCGTGGGAATCGTGAGAGACGTGAAGCACTACGGACTGGAGTCCCAAGTGACGATGCAGATGTACGAGCCGTTCTTGCAGAATCCGAGCGAGGGGATGACGTTCGTGCTGCGCTCCGATGCGAACCCGGGCTCCCTGGCGCCGGCCGCGCGCCGGGCGGTGTTCGCGCTGGATCGCGACCTGCCCGTCTCCCAGGTCCAGACCCTCGAGTCCCTGATCTCCGACTCCTCCTCCCAGCGCCGGTTCAACACCGTCCTGATCGGTCTCTTCGCGCTCGTCGCGCTGGTTCTGGCGGCGGTGGGGATCTACGGCGTGGTCGCCTATTCGGTGGCGCAGCGCACCCAGGAGCTGGGCGTGCGCATGGCGCTCGGCGCGCAGAAGAGCCACATCTTCGGCATGGTGCTCCGGCAGGCGATGGGGCTGGTGACCTCGGGCGTGATCGTCGGCCTGGCGGGAGCCGCGCTGCTCATCCGGTTCATCGCCCACCTTCTCTACGGCGTCGGTCCTTTCGATGCCATGACCTTCTTCGTGACGCCGCTGATCCTGGCCGCGGTCGCGCTCCTTGCCTCGTATCTGCCGGCGCGGCGGGCGACCCGGGTCGATCCGGCGGTCGCCCTGCGGTGCGAGTAG
- a CDS encoding ABC transporter permease, with amino-acid sequence MGILIQDVRHGIRVLSQSPGLSLVMILTLALGIGATTAIFSVVHAVLLNPLPYPEPERLVLLWDVQPGLAQAPASYPEFLDWRERSRSFQEVTARFDASVTLTGGGRPEKLNAMAISANLLPALGVKPLLGRGFRPDEELSAAEPVVLISDRLWHRRFGGDPKILGRTVILDARPQTIVGVLPEFRYGGPRDLWMPLRLDTERAPRGLHFIVVMGRLRPGKTLAAARQEMEGIASQLRRDGVTNHGILLVGLKEQVVGRVRPTLLILFGAVGLVLLIACSNVANLLLARSTARQKEIAIRQALGAGRIRLMRQFLTEGALVAAAGGGLGLLLAWWGMDGLIAAGQSAGLPRMSEIAVDPAVLAFTAAASLLTGLLCGLFPAWQNSRQAPGQTLREGGRRSGAGTGRGRLRSLLVVSEVALSIVLLVGAGLLIHSFVKVLAVPKGFDPSGVVTAEIDLPPGKYAEPARQAAFFQDLLQRVRPLPGVRAAAVVSHLPLSGQDTNGGILIEGRAVPTGEEPLVELRIASPDYFRAMGIPVLRGRAFTEADDAQAPAVAVINQAMARRLFPGQDPMGKRIDMQWLGKGWQEVVGVVGDVKHDSLDAPTLAEAYAPLAQRPNPSMNLVVRAASSPVALAAALRERVSAVDPDQPVSEIRTLDRVVADSTVDRRFSTILFGGFAGVALFLATLGLYGVIAYSVTQRTHEIGVRMALGARRSDVLRLVVGQGLRLVAAGVGLGLAAALPLAGLLSGLLFGVPARDPMTFGGVPILLAAVAWIACYLPARRATKVDPIIALRVE; translated from the coding sequence GTGGGAATCCTCATCCAGGACGTCCGTCACGGGATCCGGGTCCTGTCCCAGAGCCCCGGGCTGAGCCTGGTGATGATCCTCACCCTCGCCCTCGGCATCGGCGCGACGACCGCCATCTTCAGCGTGGTGCACGCGGTTCTCCTCAATCCGCTCCCGTATCCCGAGCCCGAGCGGCTGGTGCTGCTGTGGGACGTCCAGCCGGGGCTGGCTCAGGCCCCTGCCTCCTATCCCGAATTCCTCGATTGGCGAGAGCGCAGCCGGAGCTTCCAGGAGGTGACGGCCCGCTTCGACGCGTCGGTCACGCTGACGGGCGGCGGCCGGCCGGAGAAGCTCAACGCCATGGCGATCTCGGCGAACCTGCTGCCGGCCCTGGGCGTGAAGCCTCTCCTCGGCCGGGGCTTCCGGCCCGACGAAGAGCTATCCGCCGCCGAGCCGGTCGTCTTGATCAGCGATCGGCTGTGGCACCGGCGCTTCGGTGGCGACCCGAAGATCCTCGGCCGGACGGTCATCCTGGACGCCCGGCCGCAGACGATCGTCGGCGTTCTGCCCGAATTCCGCTACGGCGGCCCGCGCGACCTCTGGATGCCGCTGCGGCTCGACACCGAGCGCGCCCCGCGAGGGCTGCACTTCATCGTCGTCATGGGGCGGCTCCGTCCGGGGAAGACGCTCGCCGCGGCGCGGCAGGAGATGGAGGGGATCGCGTCGCAGCTGCGCCGCGACGGCGTCACCAATCACGGGATCCTCCTGGTCGGGCTGAAGGAGCAGGTCGTGGGACGCGTCCGCCCGACGCTTCTGATCCTGTTCGGAGCGGTCGGTCTCGTCCTGTTGATCGCCTGCAGCAACGTCGCGAACCTTCTACTCGCCCGCTCGACCGCGCGCCAGAAGGAGATCGCGATCCGCCAGGCGCTCGGCGCCGGACGGATCCGGCTGATGCGCCAGTTCCTCACCGAAGGAGCGCTCGTCGCCGCGGCGGGAGGAGGTCTCGGACTGCTCCTGGCCTGGTGGGGGATGGACGGATTGATCGCCGCGGGGCAGAGCGCCGGACTTCCCCGGATGAGCGAGATCGCCGTCGATCCCGCCGTCCTCGCTTTCACGGCGGCGGCCTCGCTGCTCACCGGGTTGCTCTGCGGGCTGTTCCCGGCCTGGCAGAATTCCCGCCAAGCGCCGGGCCAGACGCTGCGCGAAGGGGGACGGCGCAGCGGCGCCGGCACCGGACGCGGCCGGCTGCGAAGCCTTCTCGTCGTCTCGGAAGTGGCCCTTTCGATCGTCCTGCTGGTCGGCGCCGGCCTTCTGATTCACAGCTTCGTGAAGGTCCTGGCGGTCCCCAAGGGGTTCGATCCCTCGGGGGTGGTCACGGCCGAGATCGACCTGCCGCCGGGAAAGTATGCGGAGCCTGCCCGGCAGGCCGCGTTCTTTCAGGATCTTCTCCAGCGCGTCCGGCCGCTGCCCGGCGTGCGGGCCGCGGCCGTCGTGAGCCACCTGCCGCTCTCCGGGCAGGACACCAACGGCGGCATCCTGATCGAAGGCCGGGCGGTGCCCACCGGCGAGGAGCCGCTCGTGGAGCTGCGCATCGCGAGCCCCGACTATTTCCGTGCCATGGGGATCCCGGTGCTTCGGGGACGGGCCTTCACGGAGGCCGACGACGCCCAGGCCCCCGCCGTCGCCGTGATCAACCAGGCGATGGCCCGGCGCCTGTTCCCTGGGCAGGACCCGATGGGGAAGCGGATCGACATGCAGTGGCTCGGCAAGGGCTGGCAGGAAGTCGTCGGAGTGGTGGGGGACGTGAAGCACGACTCCCTGGACGCTCCGACCCTGGCGGAGGCCTACGCGCCGCTGGCCCAGCGGCCGAATCCGAGCATGAACCTGGTGGTCCGCGCCGCCTCGTCGCCTGTGGCCCTGGCGGCGGCGCTCCGCGAGCGGGTCTCGGCCGTCGATCCCGATCAGCCGGTCTCGGAGATCCGGACCCTCGACCGCGTGGTCGCCGACTCGACCGTCGACCGGCGCTTCTCGACGATCCTGTTCGGCGGCTTCGCGGGCGTGGCCCTGTTCCTCGCGACGCTGGGGCTCTACGGCGTGATCGCCTATTCGGTGACGCAGCGGACCCATGAGATCGGCGTCCGGATGGCCCTGGGAGCGAGGCGCTCCGACGTCCTGCGCCTAGTCGTGGGCCAAGGGCTGCGTCTGGTGGCGGCGGGAGTCGGGCTGGGTCTGGCGGCGGCCCTGCCGCTGGCCGGTCTGCTCTCCGGCCTGCTGTTCGGGGTGCCGGCGAGAGACCCGATGACCTTCGGTGGCGTCCCGATCCTGCTCGCCGCCGTCGCGTGGATCGCCTGCTACCTGCCGGCGCGCCGGGCGACGAAAGTCGATCCCATCATCGCCTTGAGAGTCGAATAG
- a CDS encoding efflux RND transporter periplasmic adaptor subunit, which translates to MAGTVLLLVLVTVGLSRLEPAAPSIERATVWVDTVKRGSMLRQVRGTGSLVPEEIRWIPAVTEGRVERIKTLPGTVVKADTVLLELSNPDVGLAERDAASELKAGEAELLNLKAQLQSQLLTQQAAAALVQADYRQAAMQADADARLAADGLVADITKNISKLRAEELEGRSGIEQKRLDVAAQAAEAQLAVQQARVGRLKEAHDLRKSQLNALKVRAGVEGVLQLIPVEVGQRVSPGANLARVAEPGRLKAQVRIAETQARDIQIGQVASIDTRNGIIAGRVSRIDPSVQNGTVTVDVALTGELLRGARPDLTVDGTIELERLENVLYVGRPAFGQEKSTVSLFRLAPGGKEANRTQVKLGRSSVNTVEILEGLKEGEQVILSDTSAWDSYDRVRLN; encoded by the coding sequence GTGGCGGGGACCGTCCTGCTCCTGGTCCTGGTGACGGTGGGACTCTCCCGGCTGGAGCCGGCCGCGCCTTCCATCGAGCGCGCCACCGTCTGGGTGGATACCGTCAAGCGCGGCTCGATGCTCCGGCAGGTGCGGGGCACCGGGAGCCTGGTGCCCGAGGAGATCCGCTGGATCCCGGCGGTCACGGAGGGACGGGTGGAGCGGATCAAGACGCTGCCCGGGACGGTGGTGAAGGCCGACACCGTGCTCCTCGAGCTGAGCAATCCCGACGTCGGCCTCGCGGAGCGCGACGCCGCCTCGGAGCTGAAGGCCGGCGAGGCCGAGCTGCTCAACCTGAAGGCCCAGCTGCAAAGCCAGCTCCTGACGCAGCAGGCGGCCGCGGCACTCGTCCAGGCGGACTACCGGCAAGCCGCCATGCAGGCCGACGCCGACGCGCGGCTCGCCGCCGACGGGCTGGTCGCCGACATCACGAAAAACATCTCCAAGCTGCGCGCCGAGGAGCTCGAAGGGCGCTCCGGGATCGAGCAGAAGCGCCTGGACGTCGCCGCGCAGGCGGCGGAGGCGCAGCTCGCGGTCCAGCAGGCGCGCGTGGGGAGACTGAAGGAAGCCCACGATCTGCGCAAGAGCCAGCTCAACGCGCTGAAGGTGCGAGCCGGAGTGGAGGGGGTCCTGCAGCTCATTCCCGTCGAGGTGGGACAGCGCGTTTCGCCGGGCGCGAACCTGGCGCGCGTCGCCGAGCCGGGGCGCCTGAAGGCGCAGGTACGGATCGCCGAGACGCAGGCCCGGGACATCCAGATCGGGCAGGTGGCGTCCATCGACACGCGCAACGGCATCATCGCCGGGCGGGTCTCCCGGATCGATCCTTCCGTGCAGAACGGCACGGTCACCGTCGACGTCGCGCTGACCGGCGAGCTGCTGCGCGGCGCCCGGCCCGATCTGACGGTGGACGGAACGATCGAGCTGGAGCGGCTCGAGAACGTCCTGTACGTCGGCCGTCCGGCGTTCGGTCAGGAGAAGAGCACCGTGAGCCTCTTCCGTCTCGCCCCCGGCGGCAAGGAAGCCAACCGGACCCAGGTCAAGCTGGGCCGCAGCTCGGTGAACACCGTGGAGATCCTGGAGGGGCTCAAGGAGGGAGAGCAGGTGATCCTTTCGGACACCTCGGCGTGGGACTCCTACGATCGCGTCCGATTGAATTGA
- a CDS encoding ABC transporter ATP-binding protein, whose translation MIRLRNVEKFFESGAGRTYVLRRVNLDVGEGDFLTIMGPSGAGKSTLLAILGMLDASWTGEFEFLGHQVHTLNRKQRAELNKQYIGFVFQSYHLLDNLTVYENLELPLSYKNIKGSDRAGLVCDVLDRFGIVGKRDLYPAQLSGGQQQLVAVARAVIINPLLILADEPTGNLHSSQGREIMELFKKLNGEGTTIIQVTHSETNAAYGNRILQLMDGWVQPEKGREEALQEM comes from the coding sequence ATGATTCGCCTGCGCAACGTGGAGAAATTCTTCGAATCGGGAGCCGGTCGCACCTACGTCCTGCGGCGGGTCAATCTCGACGTCGGGGAAGGGGACTTCCTGACGATCATGGGTCCGTCCGGGGCGGGGAAGTCGACGCTTCTGGCGATTCTCGGAATGCTCGACGCGAGCTGGACCGGCGAGTTCGAGTTCCTCGGCCACCAGGTCCACACCCTGAACCGCAAGCAGCGCGCCGAGCTGAACAAGCAGTACATCGGGTTCGTGTTCCAGAGCTACCACCTCCTGGACAACCTCACGGTGTACGAGAACCTGGAGCTGCCGCTCTCCTACAAGAACATCAAGGGGAGCGACCGGGCCGGCCTGGTCTGCGACGTCCTCGATCGCTTCGGGATCGTCGGCAAGCGGGACCTCTATCCCGCCCAGCTCTCCGGCGGCCAGCAGCAGCTGGTGGCGGTGGCGCGGGCGGTGATCATCAACCCGCTTCTGATCCTCGCCGACGAACCGACCGGGAACCTCCATTCCAGCCAGGGACGGGAGATCATGGAGCTGTTCAAGAAGCTGAACGGCGAGGGGACGACGATCATCCAGGTCACGCACTCCGAGACGAACGCCGCCTACGGCAACCGGATCCTCCAGCTGATGGACGGCTGGGTGCAGCCGGAGAAGGGGCGGGAGGAAGCGCTCCAGGAGATGTGA
- a CDS encoding ABC transporter permease, producing MGSFLQDLRHALRLFLKAPGFTAIAVVTLGLGIGANTALFSVVNAVLMRPLPYEDPRRLVRIHGVNALSGTTAGPVSTLDVEDFRRQNRTLESLAALSNSSAILTGRGEPRPLSVASASSSLLRVLGAKPLLGRFLLPEEEKEGGERVIVVAHEFWRSEFGGDPKVLGQMVTLSGIPRRVVGVLPSGFRSPIPGPMGEPAIWRPLLVPSDLGARGGHTNWCVGRLKPGASVAQAQADLDSLAASIEKTYPETSTGWRTHVVPLQEDLVGEVRRGLVALTGAVALVLAIACANVANLFLVRAAGRTREMAIRRTLGASSWRISRQLLTECLVLAAAGGTFGLLLATWTKDLILAAAGASLPAWADVRLDGTVLGFTLVVSIVTGVLFGLGPALHGFRSDLGRFLQEGTRAGIGLEKTRLRRLLVTGQVALSMVLLAGAGLLLQSLWRLLRVDTGFRTENVLTVTLAPPRARYAETGQINDFYRRLLDRVEAIPGLRAAGLINILPLSGGYSGDSFLVDEHPPVQPGQEPNAEHRTVSEGYFTAMGIPLRRGRLFTPRDDAQAPRVALINEAMARTFFPGEDPMGKHLKYGESREIVGIVGNVRHFAVAEEPKPEYYFPFSQEDLSEYTLVVRGSGDPAPLLAPVRAAVRDLDKDLALSNVRTIADLVDRSVAQPRFRALLLGAFAGLALALAAVGIYGLTAHVVAQRTREIGIRIALGARRSDVLALIVGDGLRPVGVGMAVGLAGTFALTRLLASLLFGVKPADLSTFTAVSFLLGVVTLLACYLPARRATRIDPAVALRDE from the coding sequence ATGGGCTCCTTCCTCCAGGATCTTCGTCACGCCCTCCGGTTGTTCCTGAAGGCTCCCGGCTTCACGGCGATCGCCGTCGTGACGCTCGGGCTGGGAATCGGCGCCAACACCGCCCTGTTCAGCGTTGTGAACGCCGTCCTCATGCGCCCGCTCCCCTACGAGGATCCGCGGCGCCTAGTCCGGATCCACGGGGTCAACGCCCTTTCCGGGACCACCGCCGGTCCGGTGTCCACGCTCGACGTGGAGGACTTCCGGCGGCAGAACAGGACGCTCGAGTCGCTCGCGGCGTTGAGCAACTCCTCCGCGATCCTGACCGGAAGAGGGGAGCCCCGCCCGTTGAGCGTGGCCAGCGCCTCCTCCAGCCTGCTCCGGGTCCTGGGCGCGAAGCCTCTGCTGGGACGCTTCCTCCTGCCGGAAGAGGAGAAGGAAGGGGGTGAGCGCGTCATCGTGGTGGCCCACGAATTCTGGCGGTCCGAATTCGGAGGCGATCCGAAGGTTCTCGGACAGATGGTGACGCTGAGCGGCATTCCGCGCCGCGTCGTGGGGGTTCTGCCCTCCGGGTTCCGTTCTCCGATCCCGGGGCCGATGGGGGAGCCCGCGATCTGGCGGCCGCTGCTCGTGCCGTCTGACCTCGGGGCGCGCGGCGGCCACACGAACTGGTGCGTCGGCCGCCTGAAGCCGGGGGCGTCGGTCGCCCAGGCCCAGGCCGATCTCGACTCCCTGGCCGCGAGCATCGAAAAGACCTATCCGGAGACGAGCACCGGCTGGCGGACGCACGTCGTGCCGCTCCAGGAGGATCTCGTGGGCGAAGTCCGCCGCGGCCTGGTCGCGCTGACCGGCGCGGTCGCCCTCGTCCTGGCCATCGCCTGCGCCAATGTGGCCAACCTGTTTCTCGTCCGGGCCGCCGGAAGGACGCGGGAGATGGCGATTCGCCGGACCCTCGGGGCGAGCTCCTGGAGAATCTCCCGCCAGCTCCTGACCGAATGCCTCGTCCTCGCGGCGGCCGGCGGAACGTTCGGGCTCCTTCTCGCCACCTGGACGAAGGATTTGATTCTCGCCGCGGCCGGAGCCTCGCTTCCGGCCTGGGCCGACGTCCGGCTCGACGGCACCGTCCTGGGCTTCACCTTGGTGGTCTCGATCGTCACCGGAGTGCTGTTCGGCCTCGGCCCCGCGCTGCACGGCTTCCGATCGGATTTGGGGCGCTTCCTCCAGGAGGGGACGCGGGCGGGGATCGGCCTGGAGAAGACCCGGCTCCGGCGCCTCCTGGTGACGGGCCAAGTCGCCCTTTCCATGGTGCTCCTTGCCGGAGCGGGATTGCTGCTGCAGAGCTTGTGGCGCCTCCTGCGGGTCGACACCGGCTTTCGGACCGAAAACGTCCTCACCGTGACGCTGGCGCCGCCCCGCGCCCGGTACGCGGAGACCGGTCAGATCAACGACTTCTATCGCCGCCTCCTCGATCGGGTCGAAGCGATCCCGGGCCTGCGCGCCGCCGGCCTGATCAACATCCTGCCGCTCAGCGGCGGCTATTCGGGGGACAGCTTCCTCGTCGACGAGCACCCGCCCGTCCAGCCCGGCCAGGAGCCGAACGCGGAGCATCGCACGGTGAGCGAAGGCTATTTCACGGCGATGGGGATCCCGTTGCGCCGCGGCCGCCTCTTCACGCCGCGCGACGACGCGCAGGCGCCGCGCGTCGCCCTGATCAACGAGGCGATGGCGCGGACTTTCTTCCCCGGTGAGGATCCCATGGGCAAGCACCTCAAGTACGGCGAGTCCCGCGAGATCGTGGGAATCGTCGGCAACGTCCGTCACTTTGCGGTGGCCGAGGAGCCCAAGCCCGAGTACTACTTCCCCTTCTCCCAGGAGGACCTTTCGGAGTACACGCTCGTCGTGAGGGGCTCCGGGGATCCGGCGCCGCTGCTGGCCCCCGTCCGCGCGGCGGTCCGCGACCTGGACAAGGATCTAGCGCTCTCCAACGTCCGGACGATCGCTGATCTGGTGGACCGCTCGGTCGCCCAGCCGCGCTTTCGGGCGCTGCTCCTGGGGGCCTTCGCGGGGCTCGCGCTCGCCCTCGCGGCGGTGGGGATTTACGGGCTGACGGCCCACGTGGTGGCGCAGCGGACCCGAGAGATCGGCATCCGCATCGCTCTCGGCGCCCGGCGCTCGGACGTCCTGGCCTTGATCGTCGGGGACGGGCTCCGGCCGGTCGGGGTCGGGATGGCCGTCGGATTGGCCGGGACTTTCGCGCTGACCCGCCTGCTCGCGAGCCTGCTCTTCGGCGTCAAGCCTGCCGATCTCTCGACCTTCACGGCGGTCTCGTTCCTGCTCGGAGTCGTGACGCTTCTCGCCTGCTACCTCCCCGCCCGGAGGGCGACGCGGATCGATCCCGCCGTCGCCCTCCGGGACGAATAG